The window AGGCGTGATTGGATTTGCCGCATTCGCCGGGATTGCCGGTGTGCTGTTGCACGGCCTGGTGGATTACATGTTTCACACCACGCCGCAGTTTGCCGCGTTGTTCTTTCTGGTGCTGGGCCTGTTGAACGCCGCCGGCTCCCGTCAGGAAGCGGCGCCGTCGTCCTTGCGCTCAAATTGATTTGTGTTACGCGATTGATATGGACCCGTTACAGCAGCTCAAACGAAACTGGGAAGGATTCGCGCAGACGGACCCGTTGTGGGCCATCTGCACCGATCCGCTCAAAAAGGGCAATCGCTGGACGCCCGAGGAATTGTTTGCGACGGGACGCGAGGAAATTGACCGCGTTCTCGATTGTATGCAGTCACTGGGGCTTGAGCCCGACTGGAAATCACCGGCCCTGGATTTCGGATGCGGCGTTGGCCGCTTGACGCGCGCGTTGGCGGGCCGTTTTGAGGAGTGCTGGGGCGTGGACATTTCGCCCAGCATGATTCAACTGGCGGAAGAGTACAACCGCGATCTTCCGCACTGCCATTTCCTGGTGAACGACGCCGAGCGCATGGAAGCATTTCAGGAGAATCATTTTGGTTTTATCTATACCAGCATTGTGCTCCAGCATATTCCGGAGAAGTACGCGAAGAGCTACGTGGGCGAGATGGTCCGCCTGTTAAAGCCCGGCGGAGTCCTGGTGTTTCAGATACCGGACCGCTTTCGCGCGGGGGTGTTCACGCGCATACGACAGAAGCTGGCTCTGCGGTCGCGCCTCAAGAGGTTGGCCGGACGGCAGGAAAGCTTCGCGATGGAAATGCATTGCATCGCGGAAAACGCGGTGCGCCAACTGGTCGAGCACAACAACGCCAAGGTGTTGGACGTCCGGCTGACGAACTCTTGCGATCCTTCCTTCAGCGGCCACCTGCGCTACCTGGAAGAAGAACCGGCGCGAGGGTTTGTGAGCAAGCAATATTGTGTGGTGAAAAACGCGGCCGGAGACGAGCGGCCATGAGCGGGACAATGCGCGTAGGTTTTGATGCGCGCTGGTACAACGATTCCGGCGTGGGCACGTACGTGGCTGAATTGCTCCGCGCCCTGGCCCCATTGCAGACGGACGTGCATCTGGTGGTGTACGACGACGCGGGCAATCCGGTGCCCGGGCTGGAGCGTTTGCCGCTGGAGCGGATCCCGGTGGACGCGGGGAAGTATTCGCTAGGCGGAATGCGCGCGATGGCGCGGCGCTGCCGCGATGACCGGCTGGACGTTTTTCATAGTCCGTTTTATCCTTCGCCGTTGAATGCGCCGTGTCCCGTGGTGGTGACCATCCATGACCTGATTCCGTTTCTCTTTCCCATCTACGCGTGGCCCAAGCGGGAGATGGTGAAAGCGGGGTACCGGAGGGCGGGGCGAGTAGCCAGCCAGGTGATTGCCGGGTCATCGCACACCGCGCGCGACGTGGAGAGAATCCTGAAAGTGAAGCCGGACAAGATTACGACGATCGCATATGCTGTGTCGGCGGCGGAGTTTCGTCCCGAGCGCAATGCCTCAGAACTGAAATTGTTGTGGGACAAGTACGCGTTAAAGCAGCCTTACACTGTGGCAGCCAGCGCGCGCAACTGGAGCACCAAGAACCTGGAGAGCGCGCTACGGGCGCTGCAAGCGGCGGGGGAGATTGCGGGCGTCAAATTTCAGACTGCGGTGTACGGCGTGTGCGATGGGCTGGATGCCGCAGGCGGAGAGAAGCGCTGGCCTCAGCTGAACCTGGCGCGAGTGGGTTACGTTTCCGCTACGGAGCTGGCCATGCTGTACCGTCACGCGGAACTATTTATCATGCCTTCGCTCTATGAGGGTTTTGGGTTGCCGGTGGTGGAGGCGATGGCGTGCGGCTGTCCGGTGATTACCTCCAACGGTGGAGCGTTGGCGGAGGTCGCAGGACAGGGCGCGCAGGTGTTTCAGGCGATGGACGTGGAAGGCATGGCTGCGGCGGCTGCGGCGCTGATGACCAGTCCCGCCGTGCGCGACCGCTGGCGGCTCGCTGCTCTGCGTCGCGCTGCGGAGTTTTCCTGGAACAGGGCAGCGATGGAGACAATAGCGGTATATCATCGGGCGTGTCGCGGTGGGATCTCGGGAAAACGCGCGTGAGACGCTCGGCATCTTTTCATCTTGGAGCTTAAGTGCCGGTAGCAGCGACGGAAAGGCTGAAAACCAATCCGCAGGCCAGAGAAAGGCCGAGCGCGGCGAGCGCACGCTTGCTGAAGCGCGCGGTGGACGTTGCCGGCGCGGCGATCGCGATGGTCGTGTGTGCTCCGGTCATCGGAATGCTGGCGCTGCTGGTGAAATTGCAGGATGGAGGCCCGGCGATCCATCGCCGGCGGGTGGTAGGGCTGGCGGGCGAGTTTGATGCTTTCAAACTTCGCAGCATGCGCGTGGATGCGGATGCCATCCTGCAGCGCGACGCGAAATTGCGCGAAGAATTTGAAAGCAACTTCAAGTTGAAAGACGATCCGCGAGTCACGCGCGTGGGGGCGTTCCTGCGGAGGAGCAGTCTGGACGAGCTGCCGCAGTTGTGGAACGTGCTCACAGGACAGATGAGCCTGGTGGGGCCGCGCATGATCACCCGCGCGGAGCTTGATAAATTTGGCGAAGCGGCGTGGATCTTCACGCGCATGAAGCCCGGGCTGACCGGCTACTGGCAAGTCAGCGGCGCAGCCAACGCGACATACGAGCAGCGCGTGGCCATGGAAGTCCACTACGTTGAGAACTGGTCATTGCTGGTGGACTTAAAGATTCTGGCGATGACGCCGGCCCGAGTCATTCGCGGGCCGAGGGCCGGCTGATGGCAAACATTCTGGTTACCGGAGGCACCGGCTACGTCGGCTCAGTGTGTTGCGCCGAACTGTTGCGCCAGGGACACCGCGTGACGGTGGTGGATGACCTTTCCACCGGATTTCGCGATGCAGTGGCGCGCGGCGCAGAGTTCCATCAGCTTGACGTCGGCGACCGGCGCGAATTACGGCAGGTTGTCCGCCGCAACGACTTTGACGTCGTATTTCATTTCGCAGCGAAGGCGCTGATTCCGGAGTCGGTGAGCAATCCCGGCGTGTTCTTCGAGAAGAACGTTGCGGCGGGAATCGCCATGCTGGAGGTGCTGCGCGAAGCGGGGATTCGCAACATTGTGTTTTCGTCGTCGGCCGCGGTGTATGGCGCGCCGGAGAAAGTCCCGATTGAAGAAGAAAGCCCGCTCCGACCTATGAACTCCTACGGGCTGACCAAGCTAATGATGGAACAGATACTGGAGTGGTACGCGCGGGCTTACGGATGGAGCGCAATCGCATTCCGCTATTTCAGCGCGGCTGGGGCGACGGCGGAACTGGGAGAGCGGCATGAGCCGGAAACGCACGTCATCCCGCTGCTGCTGGAAGCGGCGGCCGGGGAGAGAGCCAGCTTCAGTATTTACGGAGATGATTACGATACGCCCGACGGCACTTGCCTGCGGGACTACGTTCACGTGGTGGACATTGCGCGCGCCCACATCTGCGCGTTGCAGAAAATGGGGCAGCCGGGAATGCGGACGTACAACATCGGCACCGGCGTGAGCTACTCGGTGCGCGAGCTGTGTGTCGCGGCGGAGGAGGCGACCGGGCGGCAAATTCCGGTTCGCGTCGCCGCACGGCGGGAGGGCGATCCGCCGGCGCTGTGCGCGAGTCCGCGGCGGATCATGGACGAGCTGGGGTGGAAGCCGGAGCATTCGTCGCTCAGGGAAATACTGGAATCGGCCTGGGATTGGCAACAGAAGCGCTGGAAGCAGAGGCAGGTGAAAAACGTGGGAGCCGCTTCGTCGCGATGAAAGCGTTCATTCTCGCGGCAGGCAACGGAACCCGGCTACGCCCGCTGACGGACAAAGTTCCCAAGTGCCTCCTGCCTATTCAGGGCGTTCCGCTGTTGGAGATTTGGCTGCGCCATTGTGAAGCGGCGGGCGTGCGTGAAGCGCTGGTAAACTCCCATGCGCACGCGCAACAGGTCAAAGAGTTTGTCGCCGGCCGCGCGGGCGTTGTGCAAGTGAGCGTGGCGGAAGAGCCGGAGCTGCTGGGCAGCGCGGGGACGCTGGCGGACAATCGCGGCTTGGTTGCCGGCGAAGGTGCTTTCTTCGTGTTCTACGGAGATGTGTTGACCAACGCCAGCTTGAGTGCGCTGTGGGAGTTTCACCGGGAGAAGAGATTGCCGGTGACATTGGGAATCACCCAGGTGGCAGATCCCTCGCGTTGCGGGATCGTTTCTGCGGATGAGAGCGGGATTGTGCGTGGCTTCGTGGAGAAACCGTCTCATCCGGAGAGCAACTGGGCGTTCGGCGGCGTGATGGTCGCCAGCCAGGAGATTTTTGACGCGATTCCAGGGCGGCGTCCTGCGGATATTGGGTTTGATGTGTTGCCAAGGCTTGTAGGGCGAATGGCGGCATACCGGATATCGAGCTACCTGATGGATGTTGGCACGCTAGAGAACTACCGGGCAGCGCAAGAGTCATGGCCGGGATTGTGAGGAAGACGAGAGTGGAGTTGGCGGGAGTGATTTTCGATCTGGACGGGGTAGTGGTGGACAGCCATCCGGTGCACGTGATGGCGTGGAAAACTTTGTTCGCGTCCCTGGGGAAGAAGGTTTCAGACGGTGATTTATCGTTCGTGCTGGACGGGCACAAGCGAGACACGATCCTGCGGCATTTTCTGGGCGAGTTGGGCGCAGATGAGTTGAAAGAGTACGGGGAAAGAAAGGCCACGCTTTATCGCGAAACAGCGACGGAACTCAAAACCATTGCAGGGCTGGGAGGGTTCATGGATGCCGTGGAAGCAGCCGGATTGCCCATGGCGGTGGCCAGCTCAGCGGGGCGAGCTCGCGTTGAGCATACGCTGAATGCACTGGGGATCGCGAAGCGCTTTCGCACGGTGGTGACCGGCGATGACGTTGCCGCAAGCAAGCCTGATCCGGCGGTGTTTCAATTGGCGGCCCGCGAGCTGGGCGTGAAGGCGGAGTCCGTCCTGGTGTGCGAGGATGCGGTGGCGGGAGTGGAAGGCGCAAAAAGGGCGGCGATGAAATGCCTGGCGATTGCCGCCAATGGCCGGGGGCCGCTGCTGAAGCAGGCTGGAGCAGATTGCGTGGTTACGGATTTTACACAAGTGAGTCTGGATGAGTTGAGAGGGCTGTTTGGGAATCAGTAAGGCGTGCCGCCCCTATGGGGCTTCGTTGTATTTGTGCTGGTCACCCAGGCCTTCCGGCCTGGGCTAACTCATCTGGCGCCTCCGGCGCTTGAAGATGGTGGTTGGAAGGCAGCCTTCTCGGAAATGAAAATGCATAGGTCCTTCGACTCCGCGCCGGTCAGCGTCGTAAAAAGAAAAATCTCTGTGGCGCTGCGCTCAGGATGACATGGGTGATTGATGGGCCGCGAGTACCGAACACCTACGCAACGCGTCTAATGATGATTTGATAGTTCTAAAACATTTTGCACGCTGGCAGGCCGGAAGGAGCTAACTTCTCAGCCTGCCAGAATGCCTGAGCAAGACGGCAAACGGCCTTTCGATCAACCGATGGCCGCCCTTCTCAGTTCGCGGGACGCGAAGTCATCAATCACTTTGGCGGCGGGGCGGGCGCCGCGGCGAATCACCTGTTGGGAAAATCGCTCCATTTCTTCAAGTTGCGGGCTGAATTGCAGTAGCAGCAGGTCCACGCCGGCTTCTTCAAATTCAGCAATTCGCTCAGACACCTGCTCCGGAGTGCCGACCAGCCCGGACCTGAGCCCGCGATTTGATACGGAATAGTCTTCGAGCGAAACGCGCTGCTCCAGTTGGGTGTTGGCCAGCCATTGCTGGTAGTTGCCGTAGCCGGCGGCGTTCTGCTTCACGTCAGTAATGCGGCGCAGCTCCTGCTGGGCTTCTTCTTCGCTGTCGCGGACGATGGCGTAGGCGGCCACGCCGAACTGCATGCGTGGCAGGCCATGTTTTTCGCGGCGGGCGGAGAGATCGCGGATTTTTTCGCGAATTTTCTCCGGCGGGTCGCCGTGCATGACGTATGCGTCGCACTTCTGGGCAATCAGGTTCTTGGCGGCTTCCGATTCGCCGCCGGCGTAGATCACGGGACGCGGTCGCGAGACCGGCTTGGGCTGCAGGACGAGATCGTCCACGCGGTAGTACTTGCCGTGGTAGCTGAAGTGGTCCTGCTTCCACGATTGATCAACCACGTCAAGCCACTCGGAAGTGCGGGCATAGCGGTCATCGTGCTGGTCAAATTGCACGCCGTATTTGCGGGCTTCTTCCGCCCACCAGGAAGAAACAACGTTGAGGGAGAGGCGGCCGTTGCTGATGTGATCAATGTTGGCGGCCTGCTTGGCCAGCAACGCAGGGTTGTGGAAGGTGGGCCGGACGGCGACCATCAGCTCAAGGCGATGGGTGACGGCGGCCAGAGCGGCAGCGGTGGACCAGGCGTCAAGCGAGGGCTCTTCCGGGCCTTTGATGTCATTGAGATTGAGTTCGGCGATGAGTGTGAGATCAAAACCGATTTCTTCACTGCGGCGGGCGAGGCGGCTGATGTACGGCCAAGTGGCCTGCATGTTTTCATCTTCAACGTTGCGCAGCCAGCCGCCGAAAACAGGGAGCCAATATCCGTAGCGCATTATGCAGCCTCCCTTGCTTCGAATTCGAGGAAGTCCACGAGGCGGACAAAGGGGTCAAAGCCCACGACGCGGGGGCCGTCGGCGACGAAGTTGGAGAGGGCGTTGACGTCGTAGAAGTAGAGCTGGCCGTCGCGGTCGTCAATGATGTACTCGACGCCGCCGACTTCGATGTTGGATTCGCGCATGATGCGCTCCACGCCACGGATGGCTGCGTCCGGCGGAGTGTAGCCTTCCACTTTCAGGCCGCTCTTGGGGGCGTCCACGGGGCAAGCGGCGCGGTTCAGTTCCTGGCCGCCGGTGGTGCGGCAGATGTCCGCCGGGCAGAGGTCAAAGGTCTCGCCGGTGAGATGGACTTTGATGCCGTAGAGAAACTTGCAATCAACAACTTCAACGCGGACGATGTGCCCGCCGCGCGCCGGGATAAATTCCTGGACAAGGGCCGTGGTGTCGAGGCCGAGGTCGAGGGCCGCTGGGCTGGCAGGATCGGCGTGGACGGATTCTTCCAGGTGCTCACGCGTTTGGAACTTCTTGACGCCAGCGCCGCTGCCGCCGATGTTGGGCTTGACGACGATGGGGAAGCGCAGACCGTCGGCGGCTTCCAGAGCGTCGGCCGGGGAGTTGATGACGCGCGTCTTGGGATAAGGAAGCCCGAGCGATTCCAGCAACGAGAGCTGAAGGGCCTTGGAGGTCTCGTAACGAAAAGCCTTCTGGCCGTTCACCACGCGCTTGCCGCGCTGCTCCAGATGCGCGAGATAGTACAGCGTGTAGAAGATGCCCTGGCCGTGGCCGCGGCGATAAGCAGAGGGGCTCATGCGGTTGAAGATCAGCGAGTAGTTGCCTTCGCCGTTGAGCTGCGCAGGGTCAAAGTGATGCTGAGCGGCGTTGACGCGGATGAAGGGCGTCCCGCGGCGTTCCAGTTCAGCAAACAGCGGCTTGAACCAGTGCGGATGTTCGTAGTAAATCGCGATAGGTTGTTTGGACATGCTTTCCTCATTGGTTGAGGACCGCATCTGGCATGAGCAGCCGGAAAAGAAGAAGGCCGCTCAGCTTGAGCGGCCCCTGACTTTCGAAATCTCGTGAAACTTAGAAAAGATTACGCGTCACCGGTCGCTCGCCCCATACAACAACACATGCACATGGCCATAGCCATGTTGGAGGCGGACGCCGGGTTGGCGCAGTAAGACTGCATATTGAATCAGTAGATTTAAACAGATGCGGGGGCGGGAGTCAATGAAGTAGGTTGTGTCTCCTTGCGGATACACTGCAAAGTAGAAACTTGGCGGGCCATAGCTCCGCTCGCAGGGAAAGGCCGATGTACCCTTTTGCGATTGACGTTAAGTCCTTCCTGATGTATAATAACTCTTTTATTTACAGCACCTTATAGGGATTTAGGTATCCCCGGGGATGGGTAGTCCGTCGCCGGGGAGGGACCAGGGGATGACTCCGGGGATGTTTGGAGCTAAGTCCTTATTTTTCGGGGATGAACGGGGAGGGGGTGGCCGCGGAGCGGCCACATCGCCGGGATCGCCGACATCGCAACGCGATCGCCGGAATCGGAAAACAGGACAGGGGTTTGATGCGAGAGATGACGAGAACTGCCAAGACTGCCAGGATTGGGAGCCTGTTCCTCATCCTGTTCACGGGCTGGGCTGCCAAGGCTGTTGGTGCTCCGGACGGGATTCCCCGAGAATTGGCGCGGCAGCGGGCGCAGCAGGTTTCTGATGTTCGCTACCGGCTGAGCTACACGCTTGTCCCGAAGGCGGCGTCGGTCAGCGGACATGAGGAGCTGCGGTTCGTCCAGAATGCGGACGCACGCGGTATCCTGCCGGAGTTGCTCGACTTCCGCGAAGGGGCCATCAGCAGCCTGACCGTGAACGGGCAAGCGGCGCCGGCGGCGATGGAGAATGGACACGTCGAGCTGCCGGCCAAGCTGCTTAAGCTGGGCGAAAACGTGGTGGAGATTGATTTCACCGCACCGGTAGCGCCGGCAGGGAAGGCCTTCACGCGTTTCGAAGACAAGGACGACGGCAGCGAATACATCTACACGCTGTTTGTGCCCATGGATGCCGAGATGGCGTTTCCGTGCTTTGACCAGCCGGACATGAAGGCCAAGTTCACGCTGACGGTGACCGCGCCCGAAGAGTGGATTGTGATTTCCAATGGAGCGGTGCAAAGAACTAATGCCGGAGTTGGTGAGCGATTGCGTCGGACAGAATTTGCCGAAACCAAGCCCATCAGCACATATCTGTTTGCGTTTGCCGCAGGACCGTTCCAGAAAGTCCACGAAGTTCCGGGAATGCCGGGGCTGTACGTCCGCAAGTCGAAGCTGGACAAAGCGGAGGCGGAAGCCCACGCGGTCCAGCAGATTACCTCAGACGGCATGAGGTATCTTTCGGAATATTTCCAGCAGCCGTTTCCGTTTCCCAAATATGACATGGTGTTGCTGCCCGGCTTCGCCTACGGCGGTATGGAACATGCCGGGGCAACGTTTCTGCGGGAAGAATCCATCCTGTTTCGCACCTCGCCAACGCACAGCGACCGCTTGAACCGCGACATCCTGCTGCTGCACGAACTGACGCACCAGTGGTTCGGCGACCTGGTGACCATGCGCTGGTTTGACGATCTTTGGCTGAAAGAAGGTTTTGCGCAGTATATGGCGTACCAGACGCTGGCGTCGCTGAAGCCGACCGACAACATCTGGAAGCGGTTCTATCAGGCGATCAAGCCGGCGGCGTATGGGATTGATTCCACGCCGGGGACCACGCCGATTTACCAGGAGATCGCTAACCTGAAGGACGCCAAGTCGGCCTACGGCGCGATTGTCTATTCCAAAGCGCCGGGCGTGCTCAAGCAACTGGCGTTTGTGCTGGGGGAAAACAAGTTTCGCGATGGTTTGCGGCTCTATCTGAAAGAGCACGCCTACGCCAACGCTGAGTGGAGCGACCTGGTAGGAGCGTTGGAAAAAGTTTCCGGCAAGAAGCTGGGAGACTGGGCGAACGCGTACATCCGCCGGCGCGGCATGCCGCAGGTGGATGTGGAATGGAAGTGCGATCCGAAGAAAGGCGTGACCCGCGTGTTTCTCACGCAGCATGACGCGTTGAATGAAGGCGGAACATGGCCCATAGCAACGCAGGTGCTGCTTAACTATGGCGCCGCGGAGTCGGTCGTCCGTGCTGACTGGCAACGCGGGAAGACAGAGTTCGAGCAGGCCGGCGCAGTTTGTCCGCAGTGGATCTTCGCCAACGACCGAGACCACGCTTACGGCCGCTTTCTGCTGGACGCGAAAAGCCGCAAAGCAGTGACGGAGCAGATGAGCGGGATTACTGATGTGTTTGAGCGTACGCTGCTGTGGGGATCGTTGTGGGACTCAGTGCGCGAGGCGGAGATGGATCCACAGGAATACGTTGAGCTGGCGCTGAGGTCGCTTCCCGCGGAAAAAGACGAAGCACTAGCGCAGAGCATGATCGGCCGGACAATCTTTGCGCTGCACAAGTATCTCAGCGATGATGCGCGCGCGCTGATTGTACCGAAGGCAGAAGCCCTGGCGTACGACCAGATGCTGCATGCGCCGCAGAAAGACATGAGGATTGTCTGGTTCCGCGCGCTGCGTGCCGTCGCTGAGACGCCGCAGGGGCGGGATTGGATCAAGCAGATCCTCGCGGGGAAGCTGGAGGTGCCGGGAGTGGAAGTGCGTCCGCTGGACCGCTGGCAGATGGTGACCGGGCTGGTGGCGCTGAATGATCCTGAGTCGGAAGCGTTGCTGGTGGCGGAAGAGAAGCGCGACCCGTCGGGTGAAGGAAGAAAGTATGCATTCGTCGCGGCGGCGGCGCGTCCGGATGGAAAGTCGAAAAAGGAGTTCTTCGATGGCTACCTGCATGACGCAGCGCGCCCGGAAGACTGGGTGGAGCAGAGCCTGGGGGCGTTCAACTGGTGGAACCAATCGTCACTGACTTTGCCATTTCTCAAGCCCGCGCTGGAGGCCTTGCCGCAGGTGAAGAAGGAGCGAAAGATCTTCTTCGTTCTGGCGTGGCTGAACGCGTTCATTGGCGGGCAGCAATCAGCCGAAGCACAGACGCAAGTCCAGGAATTCCTGCAGTCGGCCAGCCTGGATAAAGACTTGAAGCTCAAGGTCTTGGAAGTATTTGACGATTTAAACCGTACGGTGCGAATTCGCGCCAAATACCAAAAGAAGGCGGGTTGAATGTTAAGGAAAGGCGCTGTTTCGCCCTTATTTTTGCTGCACAGGGCGGAATTAAGCGAGGTATAATCTGGTTCGATGCCGAAGTACTCGATCATAGTACCTTTTCACAATGAGCAGGAGAGCGTGACCGCTCTCTACGACCGCTTAAAGGCCGTGATGGAAGCCACGGGCGAGACCTTTGAACTGGTCTTTGTGGACGACGGCAGTGTGGACCGCACCTACAAACTGCTGCGCGAGATTGTGACCATTGACAGCCGCGTGGTGGTGGTGAAATTGCGCCGCAACTTCGGACAGACCTCGGCCCTGGCGGCGGGGTTCGCGCACGCGCAAGGCGAGTATCTGATCGCCATGGACGGCGACCTGCAGCACGATCCGGACGACATTCCAAAATTCCTGGAAATGCTGGAGCAGGGCTACGACCTGGTAAGCGGCTGGCGCAAAGAGCGTGTGGACAATTTTGTGATGCGGCGGATCCCGTCGCGCATTGCCAACTGGGCCATGGCCAAGCTGAGCGGCGTGGACATCCACGACTTTGGCACCACGTACAAGGCGTATCGCCGGGAAATTATTCAACAGTTGCCGCTGTATGGCGAGTTGCACCGTTTCATTCCCGCGCTGGCGTCATGGTACGGCGCTTCCATCTGCGAAATTCCCATCAAGAACATCAACCGGCCCAAAGGCGCGTCGCACTACGGGATTTCGCGCACGGTCCGCGTGTTCTTTGATCTGATCACCATCCGCTTCCTGCTGAAATATATGTACCGTCCTCTGCACCTGTTTGGCAGCGTGGGCATGCTGTCTCTGCTCAGCGGCATGGGCATTGCGCTGTGGCTGATGCTGACCAAACTTGTCTGGCACCAGAGCGTAATGGGCGAGCACGGACCGCTGTTGATCTCAGCCGCGGTGCTGATCGTTTTCGGCGGGCAGATGCTGGCGCTGGGTCTTTTGGGCGATCTTCAGGTGCGCAACTTCCAGGAGCCGAGCCGCCGCGTACCGTACACGGTGGCGCACGTTTTGCGGTCGCAAAGCCAGGAACAGGCCGTTAACGAATAACATCTAAACAACAGTCTGGAAATCATACGAGCAAAAAATGAGCACAGGACTTTCCACGCAAACTGAGCTGCGACTGGCCAAACGCATGTCGCGGTTGGGATCAGAAACCGCCTTTGAAGTTCTCGCCAAGGCGCGTGCCCTGGAGGCCCAGGGCAGAGAGATTATTCACCTGGAAATCGGCGAGCCGGATTTCGATACGCCGGCGAACGTGGTGGAAGCCGGGATCAACGCCATCCGCGAAGGCTACACGCACTACTCGCCTTCGGCCGGCATGCCGGAGCTGCGGCAGACTGTCGCCGACGAAGTTACCCGCACGCACGGGGTGAAGGTCACGGCGGACGAAGTGGTCATCGTCCCGGGCGGCAAGCCGACGATCTATTTCACGTTCACGGCACTGGTCGAAGAAGGCGATGAAGTCATCTATCCCAATCCGGGATTTCCGATTTACGAGTCGCTGATCAACTTTACCGGCGCGAAGGCGGTCCCGCTGCAGATGCGCGAAGAGAAGGACTTCCGCCTGGACCCGAACGAGCTGGCCGACCTGATCACCGACCGCACCAAGCTGATTGTGCTGAATTCGCCGCACAACCCCACAGGCTCTGTGCTCACCGAGCAGGACGTGAAAGACATTGCCGCGGCCATTGGCGACCGCGACATCATGGTCCTCTCCGACGAAATTTACAGCCGCCTCATCTTTGAAGGCCAGCACCACTCGCTCATGTCGCTGCCGGGATGGCGCGACCGGGTGATCATGCTGGACGGCTGGTCGAAAACCTACGCGATGACCGGCTGGCGCCTGGGTTACGGCGTGATGCGCAAAGACCTGGCCGCACACTTTGGCCGCTTGATGACCAACGTGAACTCGTGCAGCGCAGGCTTTACACAAATAGCGGGCATGGAAGCGCTCAAGGGCGACCAGGCGTCGGTGAGGCATATGTGCGCACAGTTCAAGGCGCGGCGGGACAAGTTCATCGCCGGACTGAACCAGATTCCCGGGTTCAGTTGCAAGCTGCCGCACGGCGCGTTCTACGCGTTCCCCAACGTCAAGAAGACGGGATGGGATTCGCGAAAGCTGGCGGACGCGATGCTCAACGAGGCAGGCGTGGCATGCCTTTCCGGCACGGCGTTCGGCGTGTTTGGCGAAGGCTA is drawn from Terriglobia bacterium and contains these coding sequences:
- a CDS encoding pyridoxal phosphate-dependent aminotransferase; this encodes MSTGLSTQTELRLAKRMSRLGSETAFEVLAKARALEAQGREIIHLEIGEPDFDTPANVVEAGINAIREGYTHYSPSAGMPELRQTVADEVTRTHGVKVTADEVVIVPGGKPTIYFTFTALVEEGDEVIYPNPGFPIYESLINFTGAKAVPLQMREEKDFRLDPNELADLITDRTKLIVLNSPHNPTGSVLTEQDVKDIAAAIGDRDIMVLSDEIYSRLIFEGQHHSLMSLPGWRDRVIMLDGWSKTYAMTGWRLGYGVMRKDLAAHFGRLMTNVNSCSAGFTQIAGMEALKGDQASVRHMCAQFKARRDKFIAGLNQIPGFSCKLPHGAFYAFPNVKKTGWDSRKLADAMLNEAGVACLSGTAFGVFGEGYLRFSIANSMENLDKALDLIGGWAKKNL
- a CDS encoding ERAP1-like C-terminal domain-containing protein codes for the protein MTRTAKTARIGSLFLILFTGWAAKAVGAPDGIPRELARQRAQQVSDVRYRLSYTLVPKAASVSGHEELRFVQNADARGILPELLDFREGAISSLTVNGQAAPAAMENGHVELPAKLLKLGENVVEIDFTAPVAPAGKAFTRFEDKDDGSEYIYTLFVPMDAEMAFPCFDQPDMKAKFTLTVTAPEEWIVISNGAVQRTNAGVGERLRRTEFAETKPISTYLFAFAAGPFQKVHEVPGMPGLYVRKSKLDKAEAEAHAVQQITSDGMRYLSEYFQQPFPFPKYDMVLLPGFAYGGMEHAGATFLREESILFRTSPTHSDRLNRDILLLHELTHQWFGDLVTMRWFDDLWLKEGFAQYMAYQTLASLKPTDNIWKRFYQAIKPAAYGIDSTPGTTPIYQEIANLKDAKSAYGAIVYSKAPGVLKQLAFVLGENKFRDGLRLYLKEHAYANAEWSDLVGALEKVSGKKLGDWANAYIRRRGMPQVDVEWKCDPKKGVTRVFLTQHDALNEGGTWPIATQVLLNYGAAESVVRADWQRGKTEFEQAGAVCPQWIFANDRDHAYGRFLLDAKSRKAVTEQMSGITDVFERTLLWGSLWDSVREAEMDPQEYVELALRSLPAEKDEALAQSMIGRTIFALHKYLSDDARALIVPKAEALAYDQMLHAPQKDMRIVWFRALRAVAETPQGRDWIKQILAGKLEVPGVEVRPLDRWQMVTGLVALNDPESEALLVAEEKRDPSGEGRKYAFVAAAARPDGKSKKEFFDGYLHDAARPEDWVEQSLGAFNWWNQSSLTLPFLKPALEALPQVKKERKIFFVLAWLNAFIGGQQSAEAQTQVQEFLQSASLDKDLKLKVLEVFDDLNRTVRIRAKYQKKAG
- a CDS encoding glycosyltransferase family 2 protein — translated: MPKYSIIVPFHNEQESVTALYDRLKAVMEATGETFELVFVDDGSVDRTYKLLREIVTIDSRVVVVKLRRNFGQTSALAAGFAHAQGEYLIAMDGDLQHDPDDIPKFLEMLEQGYDLVSGWRKERVDNFVMRRIPSRIANWAMAKLSGVDIHDFGTTYKAYRREIIQQLPLYGELHRFIPALASWYGASICEIPIKNINRPKGASHYGISRTVRVFFDLITIRFLLKYMYRPLHLFGSVGMLSLLSGMGIALWLMLTKLVWHQSVMGEHGPLLISAAVLIVFGGQMLALGLLGDLQVRNFQEPSRRVPYTVAHVLRSQSQEQAVNE